Below is a genomic region from Deinococcus sp. YIM 77859.
AGAGGGGGTTAGGAATGGCCTGGATGGTGGCGGAGGCGCGTGGAAAGGCTGTCCGCCACTGCTGCGCGTCCCGCTCGGTCAGGGTGACGACCCCATGCCCGAGGTGTGCAGCTACCCATTTTCCTAGACGGCGCGAGCGCATTCCAAGGTCGGTTTGGAGATTGAAGTGCTCCCATGCCACGCGCCGTACCGGCAGATCAAGCAAGGCCGGAAAGGCAAAGACGCTCAGGAACGTGTCTACGACGATGAGCACGTCTGGTCGGCGCCGCTGCACCTCTTGGCGCAGGGCCCGCATCAGGGGTAGTGTCTCGCCGCGCATGCGCAGCGGCCCTTCTGGCAGGCCTAGGGAGCAGAGCTGCACCCCGGCGGGCAGCTCAAAGGCGCTTGTCTCGCCGCGCAGGGTGAGAATCTGGACGTCAAAGCCCTGGCCGGCCAGTCCCGCGCTCACCGTCGCCGTCACCCGCTCCATTCCGGCACGGGCGCTCATCGAGTCGATCAGAAACGTCAGCCTGACGGGTTTCCCGGCGGTCCCGCCGCCCGAGGAAGGCGGGCTCATCAGCCTTCCCACCCTTCCAGCCGCGCCGGCTCGCGGCGGGTATTGAGCCAGTGTCGCACCCGGCGGCGAAGCGGAAGCGGAATCGCCCAGTGTTTGAGGAAGCGCAGCAGCTCGTAGGGCGTCGGACGGGTGGACAGCAGGGCCAGACCCAGGGTGGGCAGGCCGCTCCAGTCACCTGCCTCCACGGCTCGCGGCACGACTTGAAAGAGGAGAAAGCCCGCAAAGGCGCGTTCCGAGAGTCGCCCTGCCCGACGCTGCCTTTGTGCCCAGGCCAGTGAGGGCCGCCAGACGGAATGCTGGCTGCCCGCCGGGCGGTTTTCTCCGAAGTAGTAGATGGTGAGGGAGGAGGCGTCCTCGCGGGGGAGCTGCTCGAATCCCACGCCTGGCGTCTGCTCGGCGCGCAGCATCCAGTCCCAGTCCTCGTGCGCGCGGAGGCCCGACGTGAAGGGCACCGCCAGCAGCAGCTCCCGAGGGGCAAAGATCACGCTGCACACCAGCACGCACTCGGGCTGAGCATGAGAGCGGCGCACCAGGAGGTAGTCACCCAGGCGCTCTCCGGGCTGCTTCTGCCGGTGAGGATGCAGCCTGTCGCCATGCGGTGTGCGTCCGATCAGGCCGCTAAACACCACCGGAAAACGGTGTGAGGAACGCTGGGCCGCTTCCATCTGACGCGCCAGCTTGTCTGGCCGCCACTCGTCGTCGTCGTCGAGAAAGGCGATCCACTCACCACGGGCTGCCTGCACGCCCAGGTTGCGCGCGTCGGACGGGCCGCTGTTGCTGGGAAGTGCCAGCAGGCGCAGCCTGGGATCGCTGATCTCGCCCAAGGCCGCCTCGGTGCTGGGGTCGGGGCCGTCCATAACCACCAGCACCTCTAGGTTGGGGTAACGCTGGGCCAGGGCGCTTCTCAGGCCCCGGCGCAGCAGCAGTTCGGGTCGGTTGAAAGTCGGAATCACCACGCTGATGAGGGGACGAGGGCGGTCCAGTGGAGCGAGCAGGGGGGGATGGACGTCATGATGCATGGGAGCCTCGGGCTACACCTCCACAACGGTACCGGGCACAACCGGCAGTGCAAGCGAGTCGGCGCAGTCACCCGTACTAAAGGACGGGATACGTTTCTGGATCGCTAAACAGCGGGACAGAACGCCTCCGGACACCGCTCTCCTTCGGCTCGTCGGGGGTGTGGCGTGACGTCCATTCCAGGACGTAGGGAGAGGGTCAAGCCGTCCTGGGAAGAGACGATCCGGTAACGTGTAGAGACGTAACCTGTTCTACAAAGTCCCGGGGTGACCATCACTGCCGGTAAGGAGCGGGCTGGTGAAATCCTTTTCCGTGATCGTCGCAATCTATAACGCCCAAAAATACCTGCCCGAGACACTGCTATCGGTCCAGCGCCAGACCTATTCAAACTTTGAGGTGGTCATGGTGGATGACGGTTCGACGGATGACAGCGCGGTTCTCGCCCAACAGTTCTGCATCAGCGATCCGCGTTTCCGGCTGCTGTCGACCCCTCATCGTGGCATTTCCCCCGCGCGCAATCTTGCTGTTGAGCATGCCGTTGGAGACTGGATCGCTGTGTGTGACGCCGACGATACCTGGCACCCCCGCAAGTTGGAGATACAAGCCCGTTTTATTGGCGCTTGGGATGAGGAGAAGCACGGGCCCCTGGCTGCCCTGGGGACGGCCGGGTACATCATCAACCGGTTCGGTCAGGTGCGGCGCGTCGAGGATCTGGGGATCCACACTCTTGCCGAATACCAGCACTGGCGGGACGAAATTGGGCAGCTGGTGATGATCAATTCGTCGGTGGTCTTTCGTAAGCACCTCTTCGAGGAGCTGGGCGGCTACCGCGCCGACTACACACCGGCGGAAGACACCGACCTGTGGACCCGGCTCGCTCGGCGAGGGGTGGTTCTCAATCTGCCTGACCGCCTCACGTTTTACCGCATGCACGGCGAGAACATCTCGGAGCGCAGGTACATTCGCATGATGCTCAATGCGGAGAGGATTCGCGTGAACGCGCGGCGTCACCGAGCGGGCCAGCCGGAGCTGACGTACGAGGAGTTCTATGAGCACCTGGGCGAGAACCCAGCACAGCGGGCAGCGCTGATGCGTCAACTGCGCCACGCGATGCACTACTACATCGCTCGGAACCGTTGGAACAACGGTCACCGCTTGGGCGGGTTGAGCAGTTTCCTACGGGCAACCCTCATTGACCCGCGACGCAGTCTTCAACATTTGCAGGAAAGCTACCGGTACCACGTTGGCCGCAAACCCACCCCCTAGGTGGAGGACTCAGAGAAGGGACGGCTACGGACCAAAGTGACTCGTCTCGGAGACTGCACCTCGTTACACCGCTTCCGCTGTTGACAGCGTGGCTAAAACAGCCTATCTTCGCAAGCCTTGTGTGTGGTTGTTCCTCATACGCAAGGCTTGCGAAGATCCTTCTCCCGACTCAGCGGGTTGACAGTTCGGGCAGGAGGGTATACCTTAGGGACCTGCGCAGAGCGCACTCGGAAAATGTGAGCGAGGTCTTGACAAGTTCGGGCAAAGCGCGTACACTGGCTGAGTGCCTGAGGGAGTAGTCCCAAAGTGCGCAACGGAGCACAAGCTCCGCGAAGCATGACAACGGAAGAGGCTTGAGAAGCAAAGGGCCACCTGACAGGGTGGTGAGTGCGGTTTCTCTTCTGAGGAACTCCAGACACTCGCAGCAGCCAAGCGCAAGCGAGGCATCAAGACGTACTGATGGGCTCAGGCCCTTGGTAACCATTCGATGGAGAGTTTGATCCTGGCTCAGGGTGAACGCTGGCGGCGTGCTTAAGACATGCAAGTCGAACGGCCCTCTTCGGAGGGCAGTGGCGCACGGGTGAGTAACGCGTAACTGACCTGCCCCCAAGTCCTGAATAACGCCCCGAAAGGGGCGCTAATGTGGGATGCGCAGTGCCGCTGTGGCGGCACTGCAAAGGCGAGAGCTGCTTGGGGATGGGGTTGCGTTCCATCAGCTGGTTGGTGGGGTAAAGGCCTACCAAGGCGACGACGGATAGCCGGCCTGAGAGGGTGGCCGGCCACAGGGGCACTGAGACACGGGCCCCACTCCTACGGGAGGCAGCAGTTAGGAATCTTCCCCAATGGGCGCAAGCCTGAGGGAGCGACGCCGCGTGAGGGATGAAGGTCTTCGGATTGTAAACCTCTGAATCAGGGACGAAAGACGCAGAAGCGGGATGACGGTACCTGAGTAACAGCACCGGCTAACTCCGTGCCAGCAGCCGCGGTAATACGGAGGGTGCAAGCGTTACCCGGAATCACTGGGCGTAAAGGGCGTGTAGGCGGGATGTTAAGTCTGGTTTTAAAGCCCGGGGCTCAACCCCGGATGTGGACTGGATACTGGCATGCTAGACCTCTGGAGAGGGAACTGGAATTCCTGGTGTAGCGGTGGAATGCGTAGATACCAGGAGGAACACCAATGGCGAAGGCAGGTTCCTGGACAGAAGGTGACGCTGAGGCGCGAAAGTGTGGGGAGCGAACCGGATTAGATACCCGGGTAGTCCACACCCTAAACGATGCACGTTGGCTGATCGCAGGATGCTGTGGTCGGCGAAGCCAACGCGAGAAACGTGCCGCCTGGGAAGTACGGCCGCAAGGTTGAAACTCAAAGGAATTGACGGGGGCCCGCACAAGCGGTGGAGCATGTGGTTTAATTCGAAGCAACGCGAAGAACCTTACCAGGTCTTGACATCCCAAGAACCCCTGTGAAAGCGGGGGGTGCCCTTCGGGGAGCTTGGAGACAGGTGCTGCATGGCTGTCGTCAGCTCGTGTCGTGAGATGTTGGGTTAAGTCCCGCAACGAGCGCAACCCTTGCCTCTAGTTGCCAGCAGTTCGGCTGGGCACTCTGGAGGGACTGCCGGTGAAAGCCGGAGGAAGGCGGGGATGACGTCTAGTCAGCATGGTCCTTACGACCTGGGCGACACACGTGCTACAATGACCAGAACAACGCGCTGCAAGCTCGCGAGAGCAAGCCAATCGCTGAAAACTGGTCCCAGTTCAGATCGGAGTCTGCAACTCGACTCCGTGAAGTTGGAATCGCTAGTAATCGCGGGTCAGCATACCGCGGTGAATACGTTCCCGGGCCTTGTACACACCGCCCGTCACACCATGGGAGTAGATGGCAGCTAAAACCACCGGGAGCTTGATGGCAGGTGTCTAGGCTGTGGTCTATGACTGGGGTGAAGTCGTAACAAGGTAACTGTACCGGAAGGTGCGGTTGGATCACCTCCTTTCTACAGTTGCTCTCGAGTCCTCTTTCGTTTCAGCTTCAAACGTTCAACACAAGAAACCCCTGCGCGAGTGGGGGTTTTGCCTGCCGGAAGCGAATCTGTGACAAGCAGAACGAGTTGACAAGACTCCGCAAAAGGCATAAGATAGAAGACCTGCAACAAGCAGGCAACGCCGTAAGGCAACTGGCTGAGGAGTCATCCAACGCCGTGAAGCATGACAACCTGCGAAGAAAGAGCGTAAGAGCAAGAGCGCTGCGCGTCAGCGCAGGCGTAAGGAATGGGTCAAGAGAACAAGGGTCCACGGTGGATGCCCTGGCACTGGAGCCGATGAAGGACGCGATGACCTGCGAAAAGCCCTGACGAGCTGGAGATACGCGTTGACTCAGGGGTGTCCGAATGGGGAAACCCCCCTCGCAAGAGGGACTCCGCAAGGAGAGGGAACCCAGGGAACTGAAACATCTCAGTACCTGGAGGAAGAGAAAGAGACATCGATTCCCCTAGTAGCGGCGAGCGAAGAGGGAACAGCCCAAACCAAGAAGCTTGCTTCTTGGGGTTGTAGGACCAGTCACCACAGCTCCAGCAGTTCTACCCGAATCCGTTGGAATGGCGGAACCACAGAGGGCGAACGTCCCGTAGGGAAAAGACCGGCGGGCTGGACTGGCACCTGAGTAGGTCGTTGTTCGTGGAACGATGACTGAATCCGCGCGGACCACCGCGCAAGGCTACATACTCCCAGTGACCGATAGCGCAGAGTACCGTGAGGGAACGGTGAAAAGAACCCCGGAAGGGGAGTGAAAGAGAACCTGAACCCGTGGACTTACAAGCAGTCATCGCTCCTTATGCGAGTGATGGCGTGCCTATTGAAGCATGAGCCGGCGACTTAGACCTACGCAGCAAGCTTAAGTCGAGAGACGGAGGCGGAGCGAAAGCGAGTCCGAACAGGGCGAAGATGGGCCGCTTGCGGCCCAGTCAGTTGCGTGGGCTAGACTCGAAACCAGGTGAGCTACGCATGACCAGGTTGAAACCCCCGTGACAGGGGGCGGAGGACCGAACCGGTGCCTGCTGAAACAGTCTCGGATGAGTTGTGTGTAGGAGTGAAAAGCTAACCGAACCTGGAGATAGCTAGTTCTCCCCGAAATGTATTGAGGTACAGCCTCGGATGACAGCCACGCCGTGTAGAGCACTGACAAGGCTCGGGGGCCTACCAGCCTACCAACCCTTATCAAACTCCGAAGCGACGTGGACTCGGTCCGGGAGTGAGGCCACGAGAGCTAACTTTCGTCGCCAAAAGGGAAACAACCCAGACCGCCAGCTAAGGTCCCTAAATCATCACTCAGTGGTTAAGGATGTGCCGTTGCCCAGACAGCCAGGAGGTTGGCTTAGAAGCAGCCACCCTTCAAAGAGTGCGTAATAGCTCACTGGTCGAGTGA
It encodes:
- a CDS encoding glycosyltransferase family 2 protein, producing MHHDVHPPLLAPLDRPRPLISVVIPTFNRPELLLRRGLRSALAQRYPNLEVLVVMDGPDPSTEAALGEISDPRLRLLALPSNSGPSDARNLGVQAARGEWIAFLDDDDEWRPDKLARQMEAAQRSSHRFPVVFSGLIGRTPHGDRLHPHRQKQPGERLGDYLLVRRSHAQPECVLVCSVIFAPRELLLAVPFTSGLRAHEDWDWMLRAEQTPGVGFEQLPREDASSLTIYYFGENRPAGSQHSVWRPSLAWAQRQRRAGRLSERAFAGFLLFQVVPRAVEAGDWSGLPTLGLALLSTRPTPYELLRFLKHWAIPLPLRRRVRHWLNTRREPARLEGWEG
- a CDS encoding glycosyltransferase family 2 protein: MKSFSVIVAIYNAQKYLPETLLSVQRQTYSNFEVVMVDDGSTDDSAVLAQQFCISDPRFRLLSTPHRGISPARNLAVEHAVGDWIAVCDADDTWHPRKLEIQARFIGAWDEEKHGPLAALGTAGYIINRFGQVRRVEDLGIHTLAEYQHWRDEIGQLVMINSSVVFRKHLFEELGGYRADYTPAEDTDLWTRLARRGVVLNLPDRLTFYRMHGENISERRYIRMMLNAERIRVNARRHRAGQPELTYEEFYEHLGENPAQRAALMRQLRHAMHYYIARNRWNNGHRLGGLSSFLRATLIDPRRSLQHLQESYRYHVGRKPTP